From a region of the Defluviitalea raffinosedens genome:
- a CDS encoding glucose 1-dehydrogenase, with translation MKRLENKVAIITGAAQGMGAAHAKLFVEEGAKVVLTDLNEEKGQAVAAELGENAIFVKQDVTSEEDWKVVVAKAEEVFGPVNILVNNAGISVNKSIMDMSLEEYRRIVDINQVSVFLGMRAVVPSMEKAGKGSIINVSSINGLVGGAIGYTDTKFAVRGMTKAAAIELTRKGIRVNSVHPGVIATPMIQQEDAKDAIEEFAKFIPLKRIAQPEEVSNMVLFLASDESSYSTGSEFVVDGGLTAQ, from the coding sequence ATGAAACGATTAGAAAACAAAGTAGCAATCATTACAGGCGCTGCACAAGGTATGGGCGCTGCCCACGCTAAACTCTTTGTAGAAGAAGGGGCAAAAGTTGTATTAACAGACTTAAATGAAGAAAAAGGTCAGGCAGTGGCAGCTGAGTTAGGCGAAAATGCCATTTTTGTGAAGCAAGATGTAACCAGTGAAGAGGATTGGAAAGTTGTTGTAGCGAAGGCGGAAGAAGTTTTTGGCCCAGTCAATATTTTAGTCAATAATGCAGGAATTTCAGTGAACAAATCAATTATGGATATGTCATTGGAAGAATACCGCCGTATTGTTGATATTAACCAAGTATCTGTGTTTTTAGGTATGCGAGCAGTTGTCCCATCAATGGAGAAAGCAGGCAAAGGTTCAATCATCAATGTTTCTTCAATAAATGGTTTAGTTGGTGGTGCGATTGGCTATACAGATACGAAATTCGCAGTACGTGGTATGACGAAAGCTGCAGCAATTGAACTTACACGCAAAGGAATTCGTGTTAACTCCGTACATCCTGGTGTCATTGCGACACCCATGATTCAACAAGAAGATGCAAAGGATGCTATTGAGGAATTTGCAAAATTCATTCCATTAAAACGTATTGCACAACCAGAAGAAGTATCCAATATGGTATTATTCTTGGCTTCAGATGAATCCAGCTATTCAACAGGTTCTGAATTCGTTGTTGATGGCGGCTTAACAGCTCAGTAA